In Primulina eburnea isolate SZY01 chromosome 14, ASM2296580v1, whole genome shotgun sequence, the following proteins share a genomic window:
- the LOC140812697 gene encoding FHA domain-containing protein DDL, with the protein MARSPSPRSKRLKRGKVERDAEKRGEKEDDKNHGRNGDRATHKERDYDRATHKERDYDRALPIHRSDKRLGRDAIDNGSSKSRRGRSGSPTDNRRKGRHRSRSPSATDDRARDERAYPRNSEQRNSDNDSLAKMKAAEDTLEAKEKQKPSFELSGKLAAETNRYRGITLLFNEAPDARKPDIRWRLYVFKGGEVLNEPLYVHRQSCYLFGRERRVADIPTDHPSCSKQHAVLQYRQVEQENPDGTMSKKVRPYVMDLGSTNGTFINDNQIEPQRYYELIEKDTLKFGNSSREYVLLHENSA; encoded by the exons ATGGCTCGCTCTCCTTCACCACGGAGCAAAAGGTTGAAGAGAGGTAAAGTTGAACGAGATGCTGAAAAAAGGGGTGAAAAGGAAGATGACAAAAACCACGGTAGAAACGGCGACAGGGCCACACACAAGGAAAGGGATTATGACAGGGCCACACACAAGGAAAGGGATTATGACAGGGCATTGCCAATCCATAGATCAGATAAAAGGCTAGGAAGGGATGCAATTGACAATGGTTCTTCTAAATCGAGACGCGGACGCTCAGGTTCACCAACTGATAATCGCCGTAAGGGTCGGCACAGGTCAAGATCGCCTTCAGCTACAGATGATAGAGCACGTGATGAG AGGGCATACCCAAGAAATTCTGAACAGAG GAACAGTGACAATGATTCATTAGCGAAAATGAAGGCTGCTGAAGATACATTGGAAGCCAAAGAAAAA CAAAAGCCTTCGTTTGAGCTGTCTGGAAAGCTTGCCGCAGAAACTAATCGATACAGAG GTATAACGCTGCTGTTCAATGAGGCACCAGATGCTCGAAAACCTGACATCAGGTGGCGATTGTATGTATTCAAGGGTGGTGAAGTACTTAATG AACCCCTTTATGTTCATCGGCAAAGCTGTTATCTTTTTGGTAGAGAGAGGAGGGTTGCAGATATCCCTACCGACCATCCATCCTGCAGCAAGCAACATGCTGTTCTTCAGTATCG GCAAGTGGAGCAGGAGAACCCAGATGGTACCATGTCTAAGAAAGTCAG GCCTTATGTAATGGATCTTGGGAGTACAAATGGAACCTTCATTAAC GATAATCAAATAGAACCTCAACGATACTATGAACTGATCGAGAAAGATACTCTGAAGTTTGGGAACAGCAG CCGTGAATATGTTCTACTACACGAGAACTCGGCCTGA
- the LOC140812765 gene encoding 2S seed storage protein 1-like, producing the protein MDKVIAFAALFAALLSVASATTYTTVVTTTMVDKENPRGGEESCMQEYQQQQRLRHCQMWMQKMGGRYLDASFLRTAVSNPMRGQGEHLQECCQQLEQISSPCRCEAMKMMWREQKQEMGFKREEMQEMREMMENLPQMCGMQMREKCRMNAA; encoded by the coding sequence ATGGATAAAGTAATCGCTTTCGCGGCTCTCTTCGCCGCTCTTCTCTCCGTGGCCAGCGCCACCACCTACACCACGGTGGTGACTACCACAATGGTTGACAAGGAGAACCCACGTGGCGGGGAAGAATCATGCATGCAGGAATACCAGCAACAGCAGAGGCTGCGCCACTGCCAGATGTGGATGCAAAAAATGGGAGGACGGTACTTGGATGCCTCCTTCCTGAGGACCGCTGTGAGCAATCCAATGCGGGGACAAGGCGAGCACCTTCAAGAGTGCTGCCAGCAGCTGGAGCAGATCAGCTCTCCATGCAGGTGCGAAGCCATGAAAATGATGTGGAGGGAGCAGAAACAAGAAATGGGATTCAAAAGGGAAGAAATGCAAGAGATGAGAGAAATGATGGAGAATCTTCCACAAATGTGCGGAATGCAAATGCGTGAGAAGTGCCGCATGAATGCTGCCTGA
- the LOC140811339 gene encoding 2S sulfur-rich seed storage protein 1-like, which produces MAKVIAFAALFAALLAVASATTYTTVVTTTMVDEENPRGGESCMQEYQQQQRLRHCQMWMQKMGGRYLDASFLRTAVSNPMRGQGEHLQECCQQLEQISSPCRCEAMKMMWREQKQEMGSKGEEMQEMREMMENLPQMCGMQMREKCRMNAP; this is translated from the coding sequence ATGGCTAAAGTAATCGCTTTCGCGGCTCTCTTCGCTGCTCTTCTCGCCGTGGCCAGCGCCACCACCTACACCACGGTGGTGACTACCACAATGGTTGACGAGGAGAACCCACGCGGTGGCGAATCCTGCATGCAGGAATACCAACAACAACAGAGGCTACGCCACTGCCAGATGTGGATGCAAAAAATGGGAGGACGATACTTGGATGCCTCCTTCCTGAGGACCGCTGTGAGTAATCCAATGCGGGGCCAAGGCGAGCACCTCCAAGAGTGCTGCCAGCAGCTGGAGCAGATCAGCTCTCCATGCAGGTGCGAAGCCATGAAAATGATGTGGAGGGAGCAGAAACAAGAAATGGGATCCAAAGGGGAAGAAATGCAAGAGATGAGGGAAATGATGGAGAATCTTCCACAAATGTGCGGAATGCAAATGCGTGAGAAGTGCCGCATGAATGCTCCCTGA